The segment GCGGTAGTTCTGCTCCAGGAGGATCGTCGTCGCGTCCGGGTAGTCCTCCTCGAACTGGAGGATGTTGCGGATGGTCGCGCCGCGGAAGGCGTAGATCGACTGGTCGGCGTCACCGACGACGCACAGCTCGGCCGGGCCGAGGTCCTCGTAGCCGGTGCCGACGAGCTCCCGCACGAGGGTGTACTGGGCGTGGTTGGTGTCCTGGTACTCGTCGACGAGCACGTGACGGAAGCGGCGGCGGTAGTGCTCCGCGACGTCGGGGAACGCCTGCAGCAGATGGACCGTCGTCATGATGATGTCGTCGAAGTCCAGGGCGTTGGCCTCGCGCAGCCGCGCCTGGTACATCCGGTACGCCTCGGCGAGCGTCTTCTCGAAGCCGTCGACGGCCTGGTCGGCGAAGCTCTCCTCGTCGATCAGCTCGTTCTTGAGGTTCGAGATCTTGGCACTGAACGACTTCGGCGGGAACTTCTTCGGGTCGAGGTCCAGGTCACGGCAGACCAGGGACATCAGCCGCTTGGAGTCGGCGGCGTCGTAGATCGAGAAGGAGGAGGTGAAGCCGAGCCTCTTCGACTCGCGGCGCAGGATGCGGACGCACGCGCTGTGGAAGGTCATCACCCACATCGCGTTGGCGCGCGGCCCGACGAGCTGCTCGACGCGCTCCTTCATCTCGCCGGCGGCCTTGTTCGTGAAGGTGATCGCCAGTATCTGGCCGGGGTGCACGTGCCGTGAGCCCAGGAGGTGGGCGATGCGGTGGGTGAGCACCCGGGTCTTGCCGGATCCCGCACCGGCGACGATGAGCAGCGGGGTGTCGGTGTGGACGACGGCGGCGCGCTGCTGCTCGTTCAGCCCGTCCAGGAGCGCGGCGGTGTCCACGACGGGGCGGGGGGCGCCGTCGCGGTAGTGCGTGTCCCGGGCGGGCGGAGGCACGTCGAAGTGCTCCCCGAAGAGGTCGTGCGGGACGTCCTCCACGGCCGGGGAGCCGTGCTCGTCGTCCTCGGGGTGGGGCGGGGGCTCCTCCGAGGAGTGGTTCTGGAGGCCGGCCAGGAAGCTGTCGTCAAAGAGGCTGCTCATCGCCTCACGAGTCTAGGACGCCCCACCGACATCCGGGCCCGCCTTCGGGACCCGCCTTCCTCGGCGGCCTGCGGAACCGGTCACACCCCCGGGTCCGGACCCGTTCCCGGAGGGGTCGCGGGTCACGTCCGGCAGGTCACGTCCAGAGGGTCGCGATGAAGATGTTCGCCATGGTCAGACCGCCGACGGCGGCGAAGAGACCCTTGTCGACCTTCTCCTCGTCGCGCTTCACGTAGACCAGGCCGAGGATCACGACGAGGATCCCGAGCTTGATGCCGATCTTGAGGTTGTTGACGCTCTGGTCGTCCGCCTGGTTCAGGCCGACCAGCGCGATTCCGGTGACCAGCATGGTCAGCGCGCCGTGCAGCATGGCGGGGCTGAAGCGGGCCGTACCGGCCCCCATCGCCTTCATCTGGGTGAGGAATCCGCCCAGCAGGGAGGCGATACCGATGATGTGCAGGGCGACGAAGACATTGATGAGTACGTCCATGGGCCGGAGCCTAACCGGGGCCCTAGCACCGCCCTCCGGCCGGGTCCACCCGCTCCGGCACTTCGGTCGGACGATCGTCGGAAAGCCCCCGGGCCCGTCACCCCGGGCGAAAGACATCGGTCGACGACCGTCAACTGTCATCAATAGCGGTCATCCCACCGCCCGGCGGTGACCCCAGGTTTAGCGTCCTGGAGCAGGTGACCGGCTCCCCACCACCACCGGCGATCCGGCGGTTGTCGGTCACCCCCGCCGAGAAAACCCGGCGGCGGGCCGTCTCCCCTGTGACGGCCCGTCGTCGGCCCGGCGGGCCCGCCCCTCGGACAGAGGATGTGACCCGCCCTCGTGGCAGCACACCGAAAACCCAAGCAGTCGCCCCTCGGTGGTCAGGCGGGCCGCACCGCCGCCACACTCGCCCTCGCCTCCGCCGCGACCGCGACGCTTTTCGAGGGGTCCGGGCACGCGGAACCCCGCCCCACCACCGCCCAGGTCAAGGACAAGGTCGACCGGCTCTACGAAGAGGCCGAGGTCGCGACCGAGCGGTACAACGGGGCGAAGGAGAAGGCGGACGAGGCCCGCGCCGCGTTCGAGCGGCTGCGCGACGAGGCCGCCCGCAGGACCCAGCGGCTCAACACCGCGAGGGACGGGCTCGGGACCATGGCCGCCGCCCAGTACCGCTCCGGCGGCCTCGACCCCGCCGTGCAGCTCGCGCTCACCTCCGACCCCGACCGGTACCTGGAGCGGGCCGCGCTCGCCGAGAAGGCCGCGGACCGGCAGGCGGCCGCCGTCAGCGCGGTACGGCGCGAGCTCGCCGCGGTACGGCAGCTGCGCGCCGAGTCGACGGGACGCCTGGACGCGCTGCGCGGGCACGAGACGGAGCTGCGGCGACAGAAGGCGGCCGTGCTGGGCAAGCTCCAGGCGGCACGGACCCTGCTCGCCCGGCTCACCACGGAGGAACGGGCCCGGTACGAAGCGGCCGAGGCCGGCCGCGACGGCTCGGGCCACGACGGCTCGGGCACCACGGCCGGGACCAGCGGCACCGGTGGTACGGCCACGGCCGCCACCGCCACCGCCACCACGCGGGCCGACCGCTCCTCGGGCGGCGACCGCGGACCGGTGACGGCCCCGAACGCACGGGCCGCCCAGGCCGTCTCCTTCGCCCACGCCCAGCTCGGCAAGCCGTACGTGTGGGGGGCGACGGGTCCCTCCGCGTACGACTGCTCGGGCCTGACCCAGGCCGCCTGGCGCGCGGCCGGTGTCTCCCTGCCGCGCACCACGTACACCCAGATCAACGCCGGCCGGCGCGTCTCCCGGTCCCAGCTCGCCCCCGGTGACCTGATCTTCTTCTACTCCGGGATCAGCCACGTCGGGCTCTACATCGGCGGCGGCCAGATGATCCACGCCCCCCGCCCCGGCGCCCCGGTGCGGGTAGCCCCCATCGACGAGATGCCGTTCGCGGGAGCGACCCGGGTGGGATGACGGGCTCGCCCCGAACCAGCCCCATCGGCGGAGACGGCCCCGACCGGGCGGCCCGGCGCGGGTGGCCCGACCGGGCAAGCCCGGCGCAGGTTGGCCGACGAGGCAGCCCGGCGCAGGCCGCTCAGACCAGGCGGCGGGCCGTTGCCCAGCGGGTCAGCTCGTGGCGGTTGGAGAGCTGGAGCTTCCGCAGCACCGCCGAGACGTGCGACTCGACCGTCTTCACCGAGATGTAGAGCTGCTTGGCGATCTCCTTGTACGCGTACCCCCGGGCGATCAGCCGCAGCACCTCCCGCTCCCGCTGGGTCAGCCGGTCCATGTCCTCGTCCACCGGCGGCGCGTCCGTCGACGCGAAGGCGTCCAGGACGAATCCGGCGAGCCGGGGCGAGAAGACGGCGTCGCCCTCCTGGACCCGGAAGATCGAGTCGACCAGGTCGGTACCGGTGATCGTCTTGGTGACATAGCCCCGGGCACCGCCCCGGATCACCCCGATGACGTCCTCGGCCGCGTCCGAGACGGACAGGGCGAGGAAGCGGACCGGGTCGTCCGCCGCGCCCATCAGGCTCGCGCAGCGGCGCAGCACCTCGACCCCGCCGCCGCCCGGCAGGTGCACGTCGAGGAGGACGACCTCGGGGCGGGTCGCCGTGATGACGGTGACCGCCTGGTCGACGTCGGCGGCCTCGCCGACCACCTCGACGCCGGTGACCTCGGTCCGGCCGATCTCGGCCTGCACTCCCGTACGGAACATCCGGTGGTCGTCGACGAGCACCACCCGCACCCGGCGCTCCGGGCCGGCCGCCCCCGCCTCGGTTCCGGTCGCTGCTCCGGTCTCGTCGCTCATCCGTCCGCCCTCTCCATCTCAAGCTCCACTTCGGTGCCCCCGCCCGGCACGGACCGAAGCCGGGCCGTACCGCCGTTGCGCTGCATCCGGCCGATGATCGATTCTCGTACGCCCATCCGGTCCTCGGGCACCGCGTCCAGGTCGAAGCCCGGTCCCCGGTCCCGGACCGAGACGAAGACCGAGCGGCCCTCCACCTCCGCGTACACCTGCACGGCCCCACCCTCGCCACCGTACTTCGCGGCGTTGACCATCGCCTCGCGCGCGGCCTGCATCTGTGCGACCAGACCCTCGTCGAGCGGGCAGTCGCCGACGACGACCACCTCGATGGGGACCCCGTGCTGGTCCTCGACCTCGGCGGCGGACTTCTTCACCGCCTCCGCGAGGGTCTCGGGCTCCTCGTCCTTGTCCTTGCCGTTGCCCTCGGGCTTGTAGAGCCAGTTCCGCAGCTCCCGCTCCTGGGCGCGGGCGAGGCGGCGGACCTCGCCGGCGTCCTCGGCGTTGCGCTGGATCAGGGTGAGGGTGTGCAGCACCGAGTCGTGGACGTGGGCCGCCACCTCGGCGCGCTCCTGGGCGCGGATGCGCATGGTCCGCTCCTCCGTCAGGTCCTGGGACATCCGGACCAGCCAGGGGCCGGTGAGCAGGGCTATGCCGGTGAGGACCGCGACCGCCGCGGTGAGGGCCGTGCCGAGCTGGGCGACGGAGCCGCGGACCACCAGGAAGACGGCGAGGCCGGTGCCGACCAGGGCGACGCCGACGAGGGCGCGTACGAGGTGGAAGGCGCGTGTGTGGCGCCCGGGGTCGGTCCAGCTGGCCCGCCGGGCGTTGTCCGCCTGGCGCCAGACCAGGGCGACACCGCCGGAGACGAGGAGCAG is part of the Streptomyces sp. NBC_00250 genome and harbors:
- a CDS encoding PspC domain-containing protein, whose product is MSAAARVTDTDEPPVRKLYRSADGRWLGGVARGLAGHLGLPVVWVRVAFLVMFFLDGLGLLIYAAFWIVVPLGVGGRTAPRSVFETTPEGRRRLRKPDRGQLFAFIVLGLGAAALVVKISADNQSGRYLWPLLLVSGGVALVWRQADNARRASWTDPGRHTRAFHLVRALVGVALVGTGLAVFLVVRGSVAQLGTALTAAVAVLTGIALLTGPWLVRMSQDLTEERTMRIRAQERAEVAAHVHDSVLHTLTLIQRNAEDAGEVRRLARAQERELRNWLYKPEGNGKDKDEEPETLAEAVKKSAAEVEDQHGVPIEVVVVGDCPLDEGLVAQMQAAREAMVNAAKYGGEGGAVQVYAEVEGRSVFVSVRDRGPGFDLDAVPEDRMGVRESIIGRMQRNGGTARLRSVPGGGTEVELEMERADG
- a CDS encoding C40 family peptidase, with amino-acid sequence MAAHRKPKQSPLGGQAGRTAATLALASAATATLFEGSGHAEPRPTTAQVKDKVDRLYEEAEVATERYNGAKEKADEARAAFERLRDEAARRTQRLNTARDGLGTMAAAQYRSGGLDPAVQLALTSDPDRYLERAALAEKAADRQAAAVSAVRRELAAVRQLRAESTGRLDALRGHETELRRQKAAVLGKLQAARTLLARLTTEERARYEAAEAGRDGSGHDGSGTTAGTSGTGGTATAATATATTRADRSSGGDRGPVTAPNARAAQAVSFAHAQLGKPYVWGATGPSAYDCSGLTQAAWRAAGVSLPRTTYTQINAGRRVSRSQLAPGDLIFFYSGISHVGLYIGGGQMIHAPRPGAPVRVAPIDEMPFAGATRVG
- a CDS encoding response regulator transcription factor is translated as MSDETGAATGTEAGAAGPERRVRVVLVDDHRMFRTGVQAEIGRTEVTGVEVVGEAADVDQAVTVITATRPEVVLLDVHLPGGGGVEVLRRCASLMGAADDPVRFLALSVSDAAEDVIGVIRGGARGYVTKTITGTDLVDSIFRVQEGDAVFSPRLAGFVLDAFASTDAPPVDEDMDRLTQREREVLRLIARGYAYKEIAKQLYISVKTVESHVSAVLRKLQLSNRHELTRWATARRLV